The Dyadobacter sandarakinus DNA window CGAGCAGGATCAGCTCAGGCTGGTGAATGGTTATTCCCGCCAGGAAAACTTTCGTTTTTTGTCCGCCGCTGAGGGTACCTAACTTTTGTGACAGATCAAGATCCGGCAGCTGCCAGTGGTGCAGTGCCTGGTCAATGCGCTCTTCAATCGTCCAGTCGTCGTTCAGCAGGGCCAGGTTTTCTTCGCTTACGTTGCCGGTCAGGATCTCCTGCAATGCATGCAGCCGGCGGTCTACCCGCAGGGCACCGGCTATGGTGAGGTGATTGTACTGGCCAAAGATCTGGGGTACCAGGTAGGGCAGGGATCCGGTTTTTACCTGTCCGGCAGCAGGTTGCAGCTCGCCGGCTATGATCCTCAGCAGGGTTGACTTGCCTGAGCCATTGTTACCGACCAGTGCGATTTTTTCGTGTTTGTTGACCGTGAGATAAAGGTCGTCCAGCAGCAGCTCCCGGTTGGGGTGCAGGTATGTGAGGTTGTGCAAAGTAAGCATCAGTTGTTCTTTGAGGATGAGAAAATCAGCCTGACGCAATGCGACAGGCCTTTTTTATGCCAAAAGAAAATGATGCTCTTACACCGAATTGAGTGATTTGTAACCGCAAAGATAGTATCCCGGACCGAAAATCAGAAGCGCTGTGACCAGTCTTACTGCGGCCTGCGGATCTCGTACAGGTAATTGCGCCGGGGAGGTTCGCCGTAATAAGCTACGTCCAGCTCACCCGTCCTGATGCCCCCGATGCGTTCGACAGCAATCTGGGAGCGTACATTTTCAGCGCCAACCTGGAAGAGCACGCGTTCCACAAACTGGAAAATATAGTTGAGCATCAACTTTTTTACCTGGCTGTTGATCCCTTTTCCCCAGTACATGGTGCCGTAGAATGTGTAGCCAATGTAAATGCTCCGGGCGCTATCGTCATAATCGTAGTACCGCGTGCTGCCGATCACATGTCCGGTAGTTTTGTCAACAATTTTAAAAGCCCCGCCACTTTCAAGCGCACCTTCAAAAAAGTTTTGAAAGACTTCTTTTTTCCACCGGTCCCTGTTGGGATGCTGCTCCCACACCTTGGGATCGGATGCTACTGCATAAAGTTCGTCAAAATCGTGCTCCCGCAGAGGTTGCAGGATTACCTGATCATTTTCGAGCGTGGGCTGGATATCCGGCTGCATGCGTTCATCAGTATAGTAATGCTGCAAATAAGAAAATTTGGTACAGTTCTTATAGTAATGAGGCCATAGTTTTCTAAAAACGTGCATTATGAAAAAGCAAATTATTTGTTCTCTATTCGGTATGATGCTCATGTCCGCAGCGGCTATGGCCCAGAGTACCACTAATTCAACAAATCCCAAGCAGGGAGCAGGCGCGGGCGGTGGCGACTCAACCACCACCACAACCGGTCAGCGGAAGACCAAAGACGGTACCCACCAGGGCAATAAGCCAGGCGGCAGCTCCAAGGCTTCACAGCCGGGAAGAGCTTCCAGGGGAGCCGAGCCGGGTAATGCCTCGCAAGGTGCTACCAGCGCATCCAAGGCCAAAACCCAGCCAGGTCAGCCGGCAAAAAAGGACGGTCAGCAATAGTATGGTTCAAAATAAAACAGTCCCGGCACGAGTACGCGCCGGGACTGTTTTATTTTAAAATAATCAGAAAAAAGATGTGCCGCCAGCTTACTTGCCGGCTGACTGTAATAACTTTTTGGCAGCACGTACGTCGTAATCGGCCTCTTTGGAGTTTTCCCTGAGCAATGTACGTGCATTTTCAAATGCGGGTGTGGCCTTGGGACCAATGTTTTCCAGCACGTCAAGAGCATACACCCGGGCCATCAGGTTGGGGCTTTTCAATGCAGCACTTAACACGCTGACGGGCCTTGTTGTTTCTCCCAAATTGAGCAGCGACTCGGCGGCAGCAATCCGGACGCTGATGTCGCTGTCGTCCAGCAAGGTTTCGAGTGACTGCCGTGCCGGAGCTGCATATTTTTTCAGCACAATTGTACCGATCACAGCCCAGTACCGTACCATCGGATCCTTGTCTTCCAGTCTCCTGCGGATTTCCGGGAACTTCGTTTTATCTCTTAGTGAAGCCATTTCAGCGGTTTCGATCACCCGGGCATAGTTGTACCTGCCACTTTTTGCATAATCATACACCGGCACAGACCCGGCAATGTCGCTGAGGAGCGGCTCGGGTATGAAACCTGCGTCACGTGTTTCGAGCAGGTAATCGTGATTGGCTTTCCGCAGCCTGAGCAACTCCGCCCGGTACTTCGGTTCAGTCGCAAGATTATGAATGTTGTGCGGATCTTTTTCAACGTCGAACAGCTCTTCCGCAGGTTTTTCCTCCCAGAACCGTCGCTGTACCTCATTCAGCCTGCCTGCCTTGTAGGCGGCTTCCCACGACGGAATGGAGGGTGCTTTCCAGAGGTATTCGAGCGGCTGCCCGTAGATTTTTTGTGGCAGGTAATTGCGGATGTAGCGGAACTTCTTGTCGCGCACGCTGCGGGAAAGGTCGGTTCGCTCGTCCATTCTTCCGCGGAATCCATACGCATAGGTACGCTCAGGCTCTTTTTTGTTTCCAAGAAAAGCCTTGCCCTGCATGTACGCGGGAATGTTCAGGCCGGTGATGCTGAGGAGGGTAGGTGCAAAGTCCAGAAAAGTCACAATGCGGTCGGTAACCGTACCCGGCGCTCCCCCGGCCAGTGCGCGATACCGATCCGGCACACGGATAATGAGCGGAATATGCAGGCCCGATTCATACATAAACCGCTTGCTGCGTCCCAGGATGCCACCATTATCGGCATAGTAAAACACGATTGTATTCTCTGCCAAACCCTGCTCTTCCAGTTCTTTCAGGAGTGCACCAGCCTGGCGGTCCATTTCCTCCACCTTATCATAATACTGGGCCCAGTCGTGGCGCATTTCAGGCGTATCAGGATGGTAGGGCGGGAGCGGGACCTTTTCCGGGGCATGTTTCAGCTCAGCATCCGGAACAGATGTGTGGATGCTGCTTTCGTGGGATACATTGAGATTGAAGACGGCAAAAAACGGCTGTCCGGGCTTTCTGTTGCGGTAGGTTGCTTTGGTACTCGACTCGTTCCAGGCGTCGGGCTGGTCGGTCGTATTGTAATCTTTTTTGGCATTGTTGGTGGTATAGTACCCTGCATCGCGCAGGTACTTCGGGAAAAAGGTGACGAAATCAGGAACTGGGTAGGTACTTCGCATGTGCTGCGTGCCCAGTGAAGGCGGGTACATACCGGTGATCAGTGTGCAGCGCGACGGCGCACAGACCGGCGCAGTAGCAAATGCATTTTTGTACAAAACACCCTGGGTGGCCAGCTGGTCGAGGTTCGGGGTAGTCGCAAATTTGTCGCCATAGCAGCCCAGCAGGGTTGTATTGTCCTCACTGACGATCCAGAGAATATTGGGCCTGTCGGGTTCCTGGGCGTGGAGTGCAGCTGCCGACAGCAGCAGCATGGTAAGTATGGGTAGCAAGTGTTTCATAGAAGCGGAACATGGGTTAAACTGAAATCCTGCGAAGTACTAGCGGCAATTTATGAAAATTTATTTACTCCATCGGATTTATAGATTTTGTAAAATATCCTCTGTGTTTAAAGGATGTGGTGTGGCTGGTTTATCCTGGTTACATGTCTATTTTTGCATAAACCACATCCAAGCCAAACATCCGGCCCAACCATGAGATATATTACGCTGACCATTTTCCAGATTCTTCTTGCATTGTCCTTCGCATCCGGACAAAAAGGTCCTGTGATTACCTACCGCAATCCGGTCATTGCCGGCGACTTTGCAGACCCTTCGGTCATACGCGTGGGGGACACGTTTTATGCCGCCGGCACCTCCTCGGAATGGGGGCCGGCCTATCCGCTTTATACCTCCAAAAACCTGGTGGACTGGACGTATGTAGGTCCGGTTTTCAAAGATCTGCCTGCCTGGACCATGGGAAGTTACTGGGCACCGGAGCTGTTTTACCGGAACGGTACTTTTTATGTGTACTACACGGCCCGCCGCAAGTCTGATAAAAAATCGGTGATTGGCGTGGCGAGTACCAAAGACCTGAAGAAAGGTTTCAGGGATCACGGCGTCCTGCTCGAATGGACGAATGAAGCCATTGATGCATATGTGGTGGAGGATAAGGGTAAGCTTTTTATGACCTGGAAAGCCTATGGTCTCGACAAAGGAAGGAGCATCGAGCTGCTCGGGGCTGAGCTTTCGTCGGACGGGCTGAAGGTGACCGGTAAGGAGTTTTCATTTATCAAGGCGGATCAGCAGGGCTGGGAAGGCGGCGGTGCTGAGGGACAGGCCATATTCAAGCGCGGAAATTACTGGTATATGCTTTATTCGGGCAATGCATGCTGCGGCGAGCAGTGCGACTACCAGGTAGGTTTTGCAAGAGCTGAAAAGCTGCAAGGGCCGTGGCAAAAGTTTGCGGGAAACCCCGTGCTTTTCGGTGACGAAACCTGGAAATGTCCGGGCCATGGCACCGTCGTCACCACGGCTGATCAGCGCTACTTTTACCTGCATCATGCTTATAACGGGGTTGATTTTACCTTCGGTGGCCGCCAGGGTGTACTGAGCGAACTGGTATGGGATGAGGTGACCAAATGGCCGCTCTTCCGCTATGGAAAGGCGGTTCCGGCGCAGGCTGAGGCACCTTTCGGCGCCAGTATGATTGTCAATCAAAATGTTTCCGTGGATTACGAGCGTGACACATTACAGCTGCCATGGGTGTACGACGCCCACTTTGCTAAACCTAACTATGCGCTGCGTTACGGTGCTCTGCAGATTGAAAACAGTAACCATGCGCTGACGGGAAACTTTCTGGGGATGGTTGTAAAAAAAGGTAATTATACATTCAGTGCCGAAGTTGGCATGAGTGAGCTGGCGCAGCACATTGTGCTTTATGGCGATGCGGATAATGCGATTGGGTTCGGGGTACGGCAGCACATGCTTGAATTATGGCAGCTGAAAGACGGAAAAAAGGAAGTGATCCGCACCCAAGAGATCCCGGAGCGGTATCGGGTGGTCGAACTTGCGGTCAACAGCCGGTACGGGCGGTTTTTCGAATTTACCTGGGGGGTAAAAGGTCAGAAGATCGATTCGCTGGCAAGTCCGGTCCGGCTGGAAGCGGCGTGGCTGCCGCGCTGGGACCGTGCGCCACGTGTGGGCGTAAACGTAACTGGCGACAAACCGGGTACAAGCGACATCCGTGCCGTACAAATGCGGTATGAATAACTATTTGTTGAGCGATGCGTGCAGGCTGATCTGGCACATTTTTGTATGACAGCCATGCACCCGGCAGCAGCTGGATTTTTTTAAATCGCTTTGACAGATGAAGATAGGGGATAAGTTGTTAAAAGAACTCAGCAAGAAATACCAGCCCGACAGCATGATCAACAGCCGGTTTGAGCGTTACGATCTGGCATTCAAAACCGATAGCGAAGGAAATCCAATTTTGCTGTTTATTGGGACATTGAAGCCGGATGGTCAGGTCAGGGGCAACCGTTTTGTTCGGAACATCATACGTGATGCCAGCGGAAAGGTGTTGAAGGATCACTGGGACCATAAAGGGCGTACATAGCACGAGTACTACAAGAAAAATAAATATTTTTATAAAATATGTTCGTTCCTGGCATTCTTTTTGTAGAATTACTCTTGAACGTTTAAGTTGACGAGCTAGTTAAGGGTTATTGAGGCGTAAATGGAAGTCTGTATCAGGCTTCCATTTATTGTATACAGCAATGCTGTGAATTTCGAAAAAAACAGCATTTACAAGTCGCTCATAGTCAGCATCCGGAAAATTAATTTCACATTTACACATAAAAAATATCGCCTGAATGTTGACTTTGATGTTCCAACATGTACTTTTGCACCACGAAAAACGGTTGCGGGCTAGTAAATACCAGCGACATTCCCCGAGAACGTTTTCCGCACATAGCATGCCGATTCCGTAGCTCAGCTGGTAGAGCAATCGCTTCGGCGAACCGACACCGCGCGGCGGACCGCTTTTAATGTATGGGTCCTGGGTTCGAATCCCACCACAGGTGAAGTTAGCAGCAAAACAAGATTCCGTAGCTCAGCTGGTAGAGCAATACACTTTTAATGTATGGGTCCTGGGTTCGAATCCCAGCGGGATCACTTCAAGAAGTAACAAAATGCATCAAAAGCTTGCAAATCAACAGATTGCAGGCTTTTTTGTTTGCTGCAACTATACCAAAACGTTCAAATATTCTCAAAGTTTTGGTGAGTACTTCGGTGAGTCAATCAGTCTGCAAAGTTTACTCACCAGAAATCACGTAACTAATTGAAAGACAATATGTCCACGCAATGGACATCTTGCGCTGACTAGGCTTGCAAGACTACATTTGTTTAACCTTTAAACCAGAGAATGGTTATGAAAACAAAGCTGAGTCTGCTTTTCTATTTGAAGAAGCCGAGAAATTATCAGGATGCATCAATACCCATCTATTTAAGAGTTACTGTTGATGGTAAAAGGTCAGAGATCGCGACGGGACGGGAATGTGAGCCAAAAGTGTGGAATGCCGCAGCTGGCCGTATGCTCGGTAACAAGGAAGTGGTGAAATCGCTTAACGCATATCTTGGAAACCTTGAACAGCAATTCTTGGATGCTCAGGCATCACTGGTTCGGGAAGGAGAATTCGCCACTGCCGAGAGCATAAAAAATAGGTTTCTCGGGATCGGGCCAAAACAACGAATGTTAATGGCGGTGGTTGTAGAGCACAATCGACGATTGCATTCGTTGATTGGCCAAGAATACGCAATTGGAACTTTCAAGCGGTACGAGGTGCTGAGACGCCACACCGAAAGCTTCCTTAAGGCAAACTACAATGTCACGGACTTCGATATTAGACGCATTGATTTTGCTTTCATCGCGGACTAT harbors:
- a CDS encoding GNAT family N-acetyltransferase — encoded protein: MQPDIQPTLENDQVILQPLREHDFDELYAVASDPKVWEQHPNRDRWKKEVFQNFFEGALESGGAFKIVDKTTGHVIGSTRYYDYDDSARSIYIGYTFYGTMYWGKGINSQVKKLMLNYIFQFVERVLFQVGAENVRSQIAVERIGGIRTGELDVAYYGEPPRRNYLYEIRRPQ
- a CDS encoding sulfatase family protein, which codes for MKHLLPILTMLLLSAAALHAQEPDRPNILWIVSEDNTTLLGCYGDKFATTPNLDQLATQGVLYKNAFATAPVCAPSRCTLITGMYPPSLGTQHMRSTYPVPDFVTFFPKYLRDAGYYTTNNAKKDYNTTDQPDAWNESSTKATYRNRKPGQPFFAVFNLNVSHESSIHTSVPDAELKHAPEKVPLPPYHPDTPEMRHDWAQYYDKVEEMDRQAGALLKELEEQGLAENTIVFYYADNGGILGRSKRFMYESGLHIPLIIRVPDRYRALAGGAPGTVTDRIVTFLDFAPTLLSITGLNIPAYMQGKAFLGNKKEPERTYAYGFRGRMDERTDLSRSVRDKKFRYIRNYLPQKIYGQPLEYLWKAPSIPSWEAAYKAGRLNEVQRRFWEEKPAEELFDVEKDPHNIHNLATEPKYRAELLRLRKANHDYLLETRDAGFIPEPLLSDIAGSVPVYDYAKSGRYNYARVIETAEMASLRDKTKFPEIRRRLEDKDPMVRYWAVIGTIVLKKYAAPARQSLETLLDDSDISVRIAAAESLLNLGETTRPVSVLSAALKSPNLMARVYALDVLENIGPKATPAFENARTLLRENSKEADYDVRAAKKLLQSAGK
- a CDS encoding glycoside hydrolase family 43 protein; protein product: MRYITLTIFQILLALSFASGQKGPVITYRNPVIAGDFADPSVIRVGDTFYAAGTSSEWGPAYPLYTSKNLVDWTYVGPVFKDLPAWTMGSYWAPELFYRNGTFYVYYTARRKSDKKSVIGVASTKDLKKGFRDHGVLLEWTNEAIDAYVVEDKGKLFMTWKAYGLDKGRSIELLGAELSSDGLKVTGKEFSFIKADQQGWEGGGAEGQAIFKRGNYWYMLYSGNACCGEQCDYQVGFARAEKLQGPWQKFAGNPVLFGDETWKCPGHGTVVTTADQRYFYLHHAYNGVDFTFGGRQGVLSELVWDEVTKWPLFRYGKAVPAQAEAPFGASMIVNQNVSVDYERDTLQLPWVYDAHFAKPNYALRYGALQIENSNHALTGNFLGMVVKKGNYTFSAEVGMSELAQHIVLYGDADNAIGFGVRQHMLELWQLKDGKKEVIRTQEIPERYRVVELAVNSRYGRFFEFTWGVKGQKIDSLASPVRLEAAWLPRWDRAPRVGVNVTGDKPGTSDIRAVQMRYE
- a CDS encoding site-specific integrase; amino-acid sequence: MKTKLSLLFYLKKPRNYQDASIPIYLRVTVDGKRSEIATGRECEPKVWNAAAGRMLGNKEVVKSLNAYLGNLEQQFLDAQASLVREGEFATAESIKNRFLGIGPKQRMLMAVVVEHNRRLHSLIGQEYAIGTFKRYEVLRRHTESFLKANYNVTDFDIRRIDFAFIADYEFYLRSVRKMGNNAVVKHMKMFRKIVNICLGNGWISLDPYLNFKGKFKKVDKAILSKEELDAIAGVEFASDRLTQVRDTFLFCCYTGLAYSDIQSLERSDISRGIDGEQWIFTQRTKTNVKSHIPLLPEAPAIIRRYEEDPVSQSRELVLPVPSNQK